Proteins encoded together in one Streptomyces umbrinus window:
- a CDS encoding type I polyketide synthase, whose amino-acid sequence MNAVAVTGIDCRFPGAEDPGAFWELLMRSGDGTGPVPSPRWDPSLTGGPTEGGFLADADAFDHEFFRIPPRDAAAMDPQQRLMLQCAWRAVEDSGVAPGRLAGSPTGVFVGVMGSEWAQLTLTDLPRITPQIGSGNGYCMIANRISYHLDLRGPCMAVDTACSSSLVAVHLAVNALLTEECDRAIAGGVNLALTPALGLFYEKAGLAAPDGRCKPFSAGADGVGRGEGVGAVVLRRLADALADGDPVYAVIRGTAVNQDGRSNGITAPSRWSQQEVLAAACRRAGADPHEVSFLEAHGTGTALGDMIEARALGHLHADRPRRRPLALGSVKGNLGHTEGAAGIAGLIKTCLSLHHRTVPVSRYAARENPQLRLAEQGLRLLKAPLRLPSGEPVLAGLSSFGMGGTNAHAVLESAPTSSRAEAGMRRSATPSDRSGVSLPEPTGSGLSDHSGTARPGPVTSLPEPTGSRLGAEVFVLTAPTERALRRNLLAQSDVIGRRRTPIGPLCRASQRVKTGHGRHYAVVAGDSAELAVRLREAAGALGPTGLNSSTRPATSVAPTAPTRSTSPTNRNDATSEPPLTAWLFTGQGAQYPGMGARLYRESALFRRHLDGVDAALLPHTGRSIRDLLLTGDAAVHRTGWAQPALFAVGHALGATLTEVGVRPALLLGHSVGEFAAAVHAGALPLEGAARLVAVRGALMEQLPDGGGMLAVHASADRLRDLVEREPLVGFAALNGPRSTVISGDLAALDRIAESRELDGVRLRRLDVSHAFHSPLMRPALEAFRRVAEQVTGGTPRLPFYSTLRGKRLESEQLDASYWTEHIEAPVLFADAAAQLLDERPTHLLELGPRPVLTTLARRLDDRSADPEALDRSTEPVTLHPLPAPESGGRALAETVAALYRAGIDIDWTAAAHPGRDQTPARLTPYAFATDSRFWHTGGPTRTAAPGAPVAVQEEPQAPEADPPPTEAVTATATTPATPPQDPVATAVYETVAALGGYDPTALSPGSRFHDDLGLDSVALVELKERLTERLPAVGALPVQDLLPRLTSLGELIGYLRQETSA is encoded by the coding sequence ATGAACGCGGTGGCCGTCACCGGCATCGACTGCCGGTTCCCGGGCGCTGAAGACCCCGGCGCCTTCTGGGAGTTGCTGATGCGCTCGGGCGACGGGACAGGCCCCGTCCCGTCGCCGCGCTGGGACCCGTCGCTCACGGGCGGCCCGACGGAGGGCGGATTCCTCGCGGACGCGGACGCCTTCGACCACGAGTTCTTCAGGATCCCACCCCGCGACGCCGCCGCGATGGACCCGCAGCAGCGGCTGATGCTCCAGTGCGCGTGGCGGGCCGTCGAGGACTCGGGGGTGGCGCCCGGGCGGCTCGCCGGATCGCCGACCGGGGTGTTCGTCGGGGTCATGGGCAGCGAGTGGGCACAGCTCACGCTCACGGACCTGCCGCGCATCACCCCTCAGATCGGCTCGGGCAACGGCTACTGCATGATCGCGAACCGGATCTCGTACCACCTCGACCTGCGCGGCCCCTGCATGGCCGTCGACACGGCGTGCTCGTCCTCGCTGGTGGCGGTGCATCTCGCGGTGAACGCGCTGCTGACCGAGGAGTGCGACCGGGCGATCGCGGGCGGTGTGAACCTCGCCCTGACTCCGGCGCTCGGCCTCTTCTACGAGAAGGCGGGCCTCGCCGCGCCGGACGGGCGCTGCAAGCCGTTCAGCGCTGGGGCGGACGGGGTCGGGCGCGGCGAGGGCGTGGGCGCGGTGGTGCTGCGCCGCCTCGCGGACGCCCTCGCGGACGGCGATCCGGTGTACGCGGTGATCCGGGGCACCGCCGTGAACCAGGACGGCCGCAGCAACGGCATCACCGCACCCTCCCGCTGGTCGCAGCAGGAGGTCCTGGCGGCAGCCTGCCGCCGGGCGGGCGCCGACCCGCACGAGGTGTCGTTCCTGGAGGCCCACGGCACCGGTACGGCCCTGGGCGACATGATCGAGGCAAGGGCGCTGGGCCACCTGCACGCCGACCGGCCCCGTCGGCGCCCTCTCGCTCTGGGCTCGGTCAAGGGCAACCTCGGCCACACGGAGGGCGCCGCCGGCATCGCGGGCCTCATCAAAACGTGCCTGTCCCTCCACCACCGCACGGTTCCGGTGAGCCGGTACGCGGCCCGCGAGAACCCTCAACTACGGCTCGCCGAGCAGGGTTTGCGGCTCCTGAAGGCTCCCCTTCGGTTGCCCTCCGGAGAGCCGGTGCTGGCGGGTCTGAGCAGCTTCGGCATGGGCGGTACGAACGCGCACGCGGTACTGGAGTCGGCGCCGACGTCGAGCCGGGCGGAGGCGGGAATGCGGCGCTCAGCCACCCCGTCGGACCGCTCCGGCGTCAGCCTGCCGGAGCCGACAGGGTCCGGCCTGTCGGACCATTCGGGAACCGCTCGCCCAGGCCCCGTCACCAGCCTGCCGGAGCCGACAGGCAGCCGCCTCGGCGCCGAGGTGTTCGTCCTCACAGCGCCCACCGAGCGGGCCCTCCGCCGCAATCTGCTGGCGCAGTCCGACGTCATCGGCCGGCGCCGCACCCCGATCGGGCCGCTGTGCCGGGCGTCGCAGCGGGTGAAGACAGGGCACGGCCGGCACTACGCGGTCGTGGCCGGGGACAGCGCCGAGTTGGCGGTACGACTCCGGGAGGCGGCCGGGGCCCTGGGCCCGACAGGCTTGAACAGCTCGACCCGCCCTGCCACCTCGGTCGCTCCGACCGCTCCGACCAGGTCAACGAGCCCCACCAACCGCAACGACGCCACCAGCGAACCGCCCCTCACCGCCTGGCTGTTCACCGGCCAAGGCGCCCAGTACCCAGGCATGGGAGCCCGCCTCTACCGCGAGTCCGCCCTGTTCCGACGGCACCTCGACGGCGTCGACGCCGCGCTCCTCCCCCACACCGGCCGCTCCATCCGCGACCTGCTCCTCACCGGCGACGCGGCGGTGCACAGGACCGGTTGGGCCCAGCCAGCCCTGTTCGCGGTCGGCCACGCACTCGGCGCGACCCTCACCGAAGTCGGCGTACGTCCCGCCCTGCTGCTCGGCCACAGCGTGGGCGAGTTCGCGGCCGCCGTTCACGCCGGTGCGCTGCCTCTCGAAGGCGCGGCGCGACTCGTCGCCGTACGAGGTGCCCTGATGGAGCAACTCCCCGACGGCGGAGGCATGCTGGCAGTGCACGCCTCCGCGGACCGGCTGCGTGACCTGGTCGAGCGCGAGCCGCTGGTCGGTTTCGCCGCACTCAACGGCCCCCGCTCGACCGTGATTTCGGGCGACCTGGCCGCACTGGACCGCATCGCGGAGTCACGCGAGCTGGACGGCGTACGACTCCGCCGCCTTGACGTCTCGCACGCCTTCCACTCCCCGCTGATGCGCCCGGCGCTGGAAGCGTTCCGCCGGGTGGCCGAGCAAGTCACGGGCGGGACACCCCGGTTGCCGTTCTACTCGACGCTGCGCGGCAAGCGCCTGGAGTCCGAGCAACTGGACGCCTCGTACTGGACCGAACACATCGAGGCTCCGGTGCTGTTCGCCGACGCCGCGGCCCAGCTCCTGGACGAACGGCCGACGCACCTCCTGGAGCTCGGCCCCCGTCCGGTCCTCACCACCCTCGCCCGCCGACTGGACGACCGGTCCGCCGACCCGGAAGCCCTCGACCGGTCCACCGAGCCGGTCACCCTGCACCCGCTCCCCGCTCCCGAATCTGGCGGCCGCGCCCTCGCCGAAACCGTGGCCGCGCTCTACCGGGCAGGCATCGACATCGACTGGACGGCGGCGGCCCACCCCGGCCGGGACCAGACCCCGGCCCGCCTGACCCCGTACGCCTTCGCCACGGACAGCCGCTTCTGGCACACGGGAGGGCCGACGCGTACGGCGGCACCGGGCGCCCCCGTCGCCGTACAGGAGGAGCCGCAGGCACCGGAGGCGGACCCGCCGCCCACAGAAGCCGTGACAGCGACAGCAACCACACCAGCGACTCCGCCCCAGGACCCCGTAGCCACCGCCGTGTACGAAACCGTCGCCGCACTCGGCGGCTACGACCCCACCGCCCTCTCCCCCGGCTCCCGCTTCCACGACGACCTGGGCCTCGACTCCGTCGCCCTGGTCGAACTCAAGGAGCGTCTGACCGAGCGCCTGCCCGCGGTGGGCGCGCTCCCGGTCCAGGACCTGCTCCCCCGGCTCACCTCCCTCGGCGAGCTCATCGGCTATCTGCGGCAGGAGACGTCCGCATGA
- a CDS encoding acyl carrier protein, whose protein sequence is MPVPTAHTEQTLTTWITTRVAEYLRRPPTEIDPTTPLAEYGLDSVAALSLCGDVEDHYEVTIDPTAAWDYPTVRALAGHLLTELEGQG, encoded by the coding sequence ATGCCCGTACCGACGGCGCACACCGAGCAGACACTGACCACCTGGATCACCACCCGCGTGGCCGAGTACCTCCGACGGCCCCCCACCGAGATCGACCCGACGACCCCGCTCGCCGAATACGGCCTTGACTCCGTGGCCGCACTGAGCCTGTGCGGCGACGTCGAGGACCACTACGAGGTGACCATCGACCCGACGGCTGCCTGGGACTACCCGACCGTACGGGCGCTGGCCGGGCACCTGCTGACCGAGTTGGAGGGCCAGGGATGA
- a CDS encoding acyl-CoA dehydrogenase family protein, which produces MPYTTLTAADRGAELARSFGDFWDPGNPLGSSAFLAADEQGVLSADGEALLDRFGLAAEYVPAELGGRLTHLDGLVRVMREVFRRDVGLGLGHGITSFMAAVNVWTAGSPEQQRHLAGLLLDGGRASVAYHELAHGNDFLRNEFAARPAVGGYLLEGVKQVINNADRAGAWVLFARTGDGPGSRSHSVLLAGPDDVPADRVQRLARYRTAGVRGCRLTGLAFHGCPLPASALVGAEGRGGEVALRSFQVTRSALPGMAIGTVDTCLRSVLRFALDRRLYRRRVFELPHAAGVLTAAFADLLLCDSLSLAAARTVQLRPEQASVTAAAVKYLVPRLLSRTVRDLSVVLGARFYLREGEHAVFGKHARDLPVLSLGHAGPTACLATLIPQQRRLATAPQLEPLEALFTPADATVPTPGIPFSRLTLSATGDSLTAALTPEGAPAPVRPLLADLAADLSAVRDRARALPPADRTPLASPQAFALAARYAELLGAAAATGVARSARSGFLSEPPWLGAALHRTACRLGLRTGPVPDRWARPLRHELLSRYEESRTFDLYNSAI; this is translated from the coding sequence ATGCCGTACACGACCCTCACCGCCGCCGATCGGGGGGCCGAACTCGCCAGGTCCTTCGGGGACTTCTGGGACCCCGGGAACCCGCTCGGCTCGTCCGCGTTCCTCGCCGCCGATGAGCAGGGCGTGCTGAGCGCTGATGGGGAGGCGCTGCTCGACCGGTTCGGGCTGGCCGCCGAGTACGTACCGGCGGAGCTCGGCGGACGGCTCACCCACCTGGACGGGCTGGTCCGGGTGATGCGCGAGGTGTTCCGGCGGGACGTCGGACTCGGTCTGGGGCACGGCATCACGTCGTTCATGGCGGCCGTCAACGTCTGGACGGCGGGCTCGCCGGAGCAGCAACGGCACCTGGCCGGCCTCCTGTTGGACGGCGGCCGGGCCTCGGTCGCGTACCACGAACTGGCCCACGGCAACGACTTCCTGCGCAACGAGTTCGCGGCCCGCCCGGCGGTCGGCGGCTATCTGCTGGAGGGCGTGAAGCAGGTCATCAACAACGCCGACCGGGCCGGTGCGTGGGTGCTGTTCGCGCGCACCGGCGACGGCCCGGGCAGCCGCAGCCACTCGGTGCTGCTCGCCGGCCCGGACGACGTGCCCGCCGACCGTGTGCAGCGTCTCGCCCGCTATCGCACCGCGGGCGTCCGTGGCTGCCGGCTCACCGGACTGGCCTTCCACGGCTGCCCGTTGCCCGCCTCCGCGCTCGTCGGCGCCGAGGGCCGGGGCGGCGAGGTGGCGCTGCGCTCCTTCCAGGTGACGCGCAGCGCTCTGCCGGGCATGGCGATCGGCACGGTGGACACCTGCCTGCGCTCGGTACTCCGCTTCGCCCTGGACCGGCGCCTGTACCGCCGCCGTGTCTTCGAACTCCCGCACGCGGCGGGGGTGTTGACCGCCGCGTTCGCTGACCTCCTCCTGTGCGACAGCCTGTCGCTGGCCGCCGCCCGTACGGTCCAACTGCGCCCGGAGCAGGCGAGCGTGACCGCCGCCGCCGTCAAATACCTCGTGCCCCGCCTGCTGAGCCGCACGGTACGAGATCTGTCGGTGGTGCTGGGGGCCCGCTTCTACCTGCGCGAGGGCGAGCACGCCGTGTTCGGCAAGCACGCACGGGACCTCCCGGTACTGAGCCTCGGCCACGCCGGCCCCACGGCATGCCTGGCCACGCTGATCCCCCAACAACGAAGGCTGGCCACAGCACCTCAACTGGAGCCCCTGGAGGCCCTGTTCACCCCGGCGGACGCCACAGTGCCGACACCTGGCATACCTTTCAGCCGCCTCACGCTCTCCGCGACGGGCGACTCACTGACCGCGGCCCTGACGCCAGAGGGCGCCCCCGCCCCCGTACGCCCCCTCCTGGCCGATCTCGCCGCCGACCTGTCGGCCGTACGCGACCGGGCCCGCGCCCTGCCCCCGGCCGACCGCACGCCACTCGCCTCCCCGCAGGCATTCGCCCTGGCCGCGCGCTACGCGGAACTGCTCGGCGCGGCTGCCGCCACAGGCGTGGCACGGTCCGCGCGGTCCGGCTTCCTGTCCGAACCCCCCTGGCTGGGCGCCGCCCTGCACCGCACGGCGTGCCGACTGGGCCTGCGCACGGGCCCGGTGCCGGACAGGTGGGCGAGACCCCTACGGCACGAACTCCTCTCCCGCTACGAGGAGTCACGCACGTTCGACCTGTACAACAGCGCCATCTAG
- a CDS encoding acyl-CoA dehydrogenase family protein: MNGEHSPYRLAEELEHALGDPADARTPFSYAACLDLDAREEFPAGICRLLDDWGLPDYYVPVRHGGRLRDYEHALHLVRTVARRDLTVAVAHGKTYLGGVCVWVAGGEEQAARLGSDIRAGVPVSLALTERAHGSDLLAGEVEAVTDGEGFVLRGEKWLINNATRGSVLCVLARTTAEGGPRGFSVLLVDKRTLKPGSWRPLPKVPTHGIRGADISGIVLDGAYVDREALIGPEGGGIETVLKSLQLTRTMCASLSLGAADHGLRIALDFARERRLYGRPLAELLQARALLAASVADVLTHEALALVASRMVHTTAGELSVVAAVTKYLLPTGTEDILTALGELLGARAFLVSGPGTGSYGMFQKVERDHRIVGLFDGNTLVNLTSLILQFRSLVRHWRRGTPPADGVHTACDLAAPLPDFDPAELELAARRGAAPVAALQAWTAALRERATEEPALKDAVELAERLLAVADRVHEEMAAYADVVTDVPEEAFAVARRYCLCFAGAACLGLWVESGSGVPGGKGVWRDALWLRAALERLLARLGEQSSSDAQEELLEEAFALHGHGRLVSLLRLQLRREVA, translated from the coding sequence GTGAACGGCGAGCACTCCCCGTACCGCCTGGCCGAGGAGCTGGAGCACGCGCTCGGGGACCCGGCGGACGCCCGCACCCCGTTCTCGTACGCGGCCTGCCTGGACCTGGACGCCCGCGAGGAGTTCCCGGCGGGGATCTGCCGGCTCCTGGACGACTGGGGCCTGCCCGACTATTACGTGCCGGTACGCCACGGCGGACGGCTCCGGGACTACGAGCACGCGCTGCATCTGGTCCGTACGGTGGCGCGCCGCGATCTGACGGTCGCGGTCGCGCACGGGAAGACATATCTGGGCGGGGTGTGCGTATGGGTCGCGGGCGGCGAGGAGCAGGCGGCGCGGCTCGGGAGCGACATCCGGGCGGGGGTTCCCGTGTCGCTGGCGCTCACCGAACGGGCCCACGGGAGCGACCTGTTGGCGGGGGAGGTCGAAGCCGTCACGGACGGCGAGGGGTTCGTCCTGCGCGGAGAGAAGTGGCTCATCAACAACGCGACCCGCGGCTCGGTCCTCTGCGTCCTCGCGCGCACCACCGCCGAGGGCGGCCCACGCGGCTTCAGCGTGCTGCTCGTCGACAAGAGGACTCTGAAGCCCGGAAGTTGGCGTCCACTGCCGAAGGTGCCGACGCACGGCATCCGGGGCGCGGACATCTCCGGGATCGTCCTCGACGGGGCGTACGTGGACCGGGAGGCTCTGATCGGTCCGGAGGGCGGCGGCATCGAGACCGTCCTCAAGTCCCTCCAGCTGACCCGCACGATGTGTGCGTCACTGTCCCTCGGCGCCGCCGACCACGGACTGCGCATCGCCCTGGACTTCGCCCGCGAACGACGCCTGTACGGACGCCCGCTGGCCGAACTCCTTCAGGCACGCGCCCTGTTGGCGGCCTCGGTGGCGGACGTCCTGACCCATGAGGCACTGGCCCTGGTCGCGTCCCGCATGGTGCACACCACGGCCGGCGAACTCTCCGTCGTCGCGGCCGTCACCAAGTACCTGCTGCCGACCGGCACGGAGGACATCCTGACCGCCCTCGGAGAGCTGCTGGGCGCCCGCGCCTTCCTGGTGTCGGGCCCCGGCACGGGTTCGTACGGCATGTTCCAGAAGGTCGAACGGGACCACCGCATCGTGGGCCTCTTCGACGGAAACACCCTCGTCAACCTCACCTCGCTGATCCTGCAGTTCCGTTCGCTCGTACGTCACTGGCGGCGCGGGACGCCACCCGCGGACGGCGTGCACACGGCGTGCGATCTCGCGGCGCCGCTCCCGGACTTCGACCCGGCGGAGCTGGAGTTGGCCGCACGGCGAGGCGCGGCTCCGGTGGCCGCACTCCAGGCCTGGACGGCGGCCCTGCGTGAACGGGCCACCGAGGAGCCCGCGTTGAAGGACGCGGTCGAGCTGGCCGAGCGCCTGCTGGCCGTGGCCGACCGCGTGCACGAGGAGATGGCCGCCTACGCGGATGTGGTGACCGACGTCCCTGAAGAGGCCTTCGCCGTGGCGCGGCGGTACTGCCTGTGCTTCGCCGGGGCGGCGTGCCTGGGGCTGTGGGTGGAGTCGGGCTCCGGGGTGCCGGGCGGTAAGGGCGTCTGGCGGGACGCGCTGTGGCTGCGGGCCGCGCTGGAGCGGTTGCTCGCGCGGCTGGGCGAACAGTCGTCGTCCGACGCGCAGGAGGAGCTGCTGGAAGAGGCGTTCGCGCTGCACGGGCACGGGCGGCTGGTCTCGCTGCTGCGGCTCCAACTCCGGCGGGAGGTGGCGTAG